The segment GCAAAGCCGCAAAATCTTGTAAAGCTGACTACCTACATCCACACAGGAACTTAAACCCGAACATGCTTGAATCTTACCGCCAACACGTTGCAGAACGCGCCGCTTTAGGAATTCCGCCTTTACCCCTGAGTCCGCAACAAACATCGGAACTGTGCGAACTCCTGAAAACTCCGCCCGCAGGCGAAGAAGAATTTCTCCTCTCGCTGTTGCGCGATCGCGTTCCCCCTGGAGTCGATCAAGCCGCTTATGTCAAAGCTGGATTTTTAAGCGCGATCGCCAAAGGTGAAGCTACCAGCCCGCTCATTTCCCCCAAAGATGCCGTCGAACTGCTCGGCACAATGATGGGCGGCTATAACGTGCATTCGCTAATCGACCTGCTCAAGTCTGACAATTCCGAAATCGCAGAAACCGCAACCGCAGCATTGAGCAAAACGCTGCTCGTGTATGATGCCTTCCACGATGTCCAAGAATTAGCGGAAAGTGGCAATTCTTATGCCCAACAAGTCATGAATGCTTGGGCAAATGCAGACTGGTTTACCAGCCGCGCTCCCTTGCCTGACTCGATTACAGTAACCGTTTTCAAAGTTCCAGGTGAGACCAATACCGATGATTTGTCTCCTGCAACTCACGCTACTACTCGCCCAGACATTCCACTCCATGCCTTGGCAATGCTGGAAACGCGGCAACCGGGATCGCTGGAAGTCATCGAAGATTTGAAGAAAAAAGGGCATCCCCTCGCGTATGTCGGCGATGTTGTCGGCACAGGATCATCGCGGAAATCAGCGATTAATTCCGTGTTGTGGCATATCGGGCAAGATATTCCCTTTGTGCCGAATAAGCGATCAGGCGGATATGTTCTCGGCGGTAAAATTGCTCCGATTTTCTTCAATACAGCAGAAGATTCGGGTGCTTTACCGATCGAATGTGATGTCACCCAACTGAACACAGGCGATGTGATCACGATCTATCCCTACAAAGGCGAGATCACCAATGAATCGGGTGCAGTCATTTCAACTTTCGCACTTAAACCCGACACGATTCTGGATGAAGTGCGCGCAGGCGGTAGAATCCCTCTTCTGATCGGACGCACTTTAACGGATAAAACTCGCACGACATTAGGACTTGCGCCGAGTGATTTATTCGTCCGTCCGCAAATGCCTGCTGACACCGGAAAAGGCTTTACCCTGGCTCAGAAAATGGTCGGAAAAGCCTGCGGCTTACCCGGTGTGCGTCCTGGAACTTCTTGTGAACCGATCATGACCACCGTGGGATCGCAAGATACGACAGGCCCCATGACTCGCGATGAATTAAAAGAACTCGCTTGTCTCGGTTTCAGCGCGGATTTGGTCATGCAAAGTTTCTGTCACACTGCAGCTTATCCCAAGCCTGTCGATCTCAAAACTCATCACGAGCTTCCCGACTTCATCAATTCTCGCGGCGGGGTTTCTCTGCGTCCAGGAGATGGCATTATTCACTCTTGGCTAAACCGGATGCTGCTTCCTGACACGGTTGGAACCGGGGGCGATTCGCATACTCGTTTCCCCCTCGGAATCTCATTCCCTGCCGGATCAGGTCTAGTTGCTTTTGCTGCTGCTTTGGGTGCGATGCCGCTCGACATGCCTGAATCTGTGTTAGTTCGCTTCAAAGGAAAGTTGCAGCCTGGTGTAACCTTGCGCGATGTGGTGAATGCGATTCCTTATGTAGCAATGCAGCAAGGAAAGCTCACCGTTTCTAAAGAGAACAAGATCAATGTCTACTCTGGCAAGATTATCGAAATGGAAGGCTTGCCTGATTTGCAGCTAGAGCAAGCGTTTGAGCTGACCGATGCAACGGCTGAACGATCGGCGGCGGGATGTACGATCGCGCTTTCGATCGAAACGGTTTCTGAATACCTACGATCGAACGTTGCATTGCTGAAAAACATGGTGGCTCGTGGGTATGGCGATGCGCGTACCATTCTTCGCCGCGTTCGCAAGATGGAAGAATGGCTCGCAAATCCCCATCTCCTGCAAGCTGATGCTGATGCTGAATATGCAGACATCATTGAAGTCGATTTGGATCAACTCAAAGAACCGATCGTGGCTGCTCCTAACGATCCTGACAACATCAAACTCATGTCGGAATGTGCAGGCGATCCGATTCAAGAGGTCTTCATTGGCTCTTGTATGACGAATATCGGGCATTACCGCGCTGCTGCGAAAATTCTCGAAGGTGCAGGCGTTGCCAAAGCGAAGCTCTGGATTGCTCCTCCAACTCGGATGGATGAACAACAACTTCGAGCCGAAGGCATTTATGACATTTTCGTTGCGGCTGGAGCACGGACTGAAGTTCCAGGCTGTTCGCTCTGTATGGGGAACCAAGCGCGAGTCGATGACGGTGTAACCGTGTTCTCGACTTCCACTCGGAACTTCAACAACCGCATGGGCAAAGGCGCACAAGTCTATCTTGGCTCTGCTGAACTTGCGGCAGTCTGTGCGTTGCTCGGTAAGATTCCGACGATTCAGGAATACATGGAAGTCGTGACGACGAAGATCGACCCGTTTGCGGCTGATCTATATCGGTACTTGAACTTCGATCGCATTGCTGGATTTGAGGATGAAGGTCGCGTCCTCTCGAAAGAGGAAGAAGCCAAATTGGTTTCTGCGATCGCATCTTAGATTCAGTCTGAATCGATACTGTTGAGTCATTTTGCTAGAGACGCGACTGATCGCGTCTCTACAGTTTTTTATGATGAAAATTGCATTCTGGCTGATTCCAGCAGAACCCGATCGCACAATTTATCAATCTCTCATTCAAGATTTCGCTGCTCGATACAACGCTCCAATCTTTGCGCCGCATGTCACACTGCATAGTTGCAAAGTTGAGACATTCATCACTTTTCAAACTGATATCGATATTGTTCTAGAAGTCGATCAAATTTCATACTCGGATTCATTTACAAAATCATTATTTATTCAGTTCTTTTCAAATCCACAATTAGATCATCTGAGCGAATCATTTCGTCAAAACTTTGAGTCGCCTTTCATTCTGAATCCACATCTCAGTTTGATTTATGCCAATCTACCGGAATCTGAAAAGCGATCGCTAATCCCCAAAATTCCTTTCAATCCATCGATTCGGTTTGATCAAATTCGTGCGATCGAATTGCCTCCATCGATTCAAACCCGCGCCGATGTCGAAAAATTTAGACCCATTGAGTAAACCCCGCAACAATCGTTACGGGGTTCGTGCTCGAGCAATTGAACGTCAATCAAATCAGAGACGTTCTCAAGAGAACGCCTCAACTGAATCTACACGCGGCGGCGTGCAGTGTCATCATCCACGATCGGGCGACCTTGAGTATTAACATCCAATTCTTCGCGACGAATTTCTTCTTCGCTGTTCACGATGTCTTGGTCTACCACTTTCTTCACGCGAACTTCTTCACGCACAAACGCTTCTTTCTGAATGTCTGGCGTTTCTTCATACACTTCCATGCGAGCTACTTCACCTTCATGAAATGCTGCTTCGCCCGGAACCGCTGAAGTATTCGTCGGGGTAACGCGCTCCACTACAACGCGCTCTTTCTCAAGCGGCACATCGACGCGAGCCGTTTCCGTCTCAATATGCTTGCCGACAGTCACTTCGCCTGCTTTCATCCGACGCTTGTTCGCAATCAGACGTTCTTCATACAACCGAATGCGATCGTCATGCTGATCCATGTTGTACAAGTCGCGATCCATATCGTAGCGATAGGAATCCCGGTCATAGGTTGCAGGAGTTGCACCCATCGACGAACCTGTGTAAGCTGTTCCTTCAGCTTCTAGAGCTGCCGAGCTTTCCAGCGGGCTAGAACCCATTGCGGTTGCCGTCGAACCCATCATCGATGCATCTGTTGTAGTTGTCCCTGCTGCTGTACCCAAACCTGCACCAGTTGCAGAATAATCACCCGATCGATAGACACCCCGAACCCGTTCTTCGTCGTTGTAATCGATCTTCATTTCATCGGTAAATTCAGGCAGTTGCTCAACTTGTTCCTTAGTCAAGCCGGGTGCATAAACGCGATGAGCATTGTAATCAATTTGCGCGCGTCCGATCGGAAGCAATACTTTCTTGCCAAAAATCCACGCACCAGTGCTAATGACAAGGTAGCGGAACTTTCCATCTTCATCAACTAGAGCATCATTCACCGAACCAATTTTGTCATCTCCACTATAGAGATCCAAATCTTTGATATCGTTGCCATCAAAGTGGTTCCGGTAATCTGGATCAAAGTCTTTAATTCTGTATAAAACCATTGTTGATATCTCCTTTCTGAACATGTTTTTTAGCTTAAGAGTTTCAATTTTTTCCTTCGTCCTTCTAATGACCGAACTGACTCTTCCTAATGAGTGAAATCGGCTAGAATGATATTTTTTGAAATTAGAAAATTTGCGTTATTTTTTGCTGAATTTGTAATGGAAGATCAAGCCTGGTTGAACTTACTTGAAAAAGAGCGATCGATTAGTATTATTCGCGCCCCAAATTTCCAAATGGGGCTACAAATGGCAAAAACTGCAATCTCAGGGGGAATGAGATTAATCGAAATTTCTTGGAATACAGATGCCTCGACTGAATTAGTTTCTCAATTGCGATCGATGTTTCCTGATTGCACAATTGGGGTTGGCACAATTCTCGCTGCATCTGATTTAAAGAATGCGATCGCCGCAGGGGCACAGTTCGCATTCATGCCTCATACAGACTTTGATTTAATTGCGATCGCCAAACGTCAAGAGATCCCGATTATTCCGGGTGCATTCACGCCGACTGAGATTATGACTGCCTGGAATGCAAAAGCGAGCTGTGTCAAAGTTTTTCCAATTCCCTCGGTCAGTTATCTCAAAGCAGTGCGAGCGCCGCTCGGACATATTCCGATGATCCCCACAGGAGGCGTGACGATCGAGAATGCAAAATCTTTGATTCAAGCTGGTGCGATCGCGGTTGGGATCGGAGGAAACTTATTTCCAAAAATCGCGATCGAAACCGGAAAATGGGAGACGATTCAACAGCAAATTAAACTGCTACTGAAAGATTTACAATCTGAGAACGATTTAGGAATAAATTCATGCAACGAAAGTTAATTGCTCTAGTAATGATTGGGGTAATGAGTGCGATTTCTCAGCATGCAACAGCTCAAAATAAACCTACCCCCTCAGAGAATTTACCAAGAAACATTCGAGTAGATTGTAAGAATCAGCAAACGCAATTTGATATGAATTTTTGCGCGAATCAGCAAGCAAGAGCTGCCGATCGCAAACTCAATCAGGCGTATCAAACATTAATCCGCAGCTACAAAGGAAGCCGTCGCGAATCGCAATTGGTCGCAGCACAACAAGCCTGGATTAAGTTCCGAGATACAAATTGTACATTCACGAGTGCCGCGTATGAGGGTGGCTCAATTCAGCCGATGGTTTATTCCAATTGCATTGAGAAAATGACCAACGATCGAACTAAGCAACTCGAAGACTTTGCGAAGAATCGAGAAGGCGTATTCTAACGAGAGCTTGGGCACAAAAAAGAGGCATCACGATGAATGATGCCTTTTCTATTTCAAATCAATGGATTTTTAGGCGTTCGGCGATTCCATTTTGGCGAGTTCAGCAGGCTTCACAAAACCAAAATAAGCGGCTGCAATTCCAGTCAGTAAATTGAACCAAACATTGTTACCGTAAATGGGCATTAAACCAAAAGTCGTATTCGTAATCGGCAAAATTCCGAGAATTGCGATCGCAATATAAGAAACTGCAAATCCCTGATTAAACACTAACGAACCACTAAAACTCGTTGCGGCTGCAATCCCTAACAATCCAACGACAATATGAACCGCATTATGGACAAAATTGGTCGGAAAAATGCCAAAGAGATGTCCATATCCATCTGGTGAAATTAATCGCGGCACAACAGCACCCGTCACAGGTGCATCACCTGGAAGTGACATAAAACCTGGAACAAATCCAGCAATTCCAATGAACAAGAAAGTAATTCCAAGGATTAATGCACAAAGCCGTTGGGCATCAATCAATTTCTTAAACATCAAAGCAGAAGACTCTTGCATACTAAAACCTCAGTTATTAAAAACTTTCAGCAAAAATCAATTTGGCTAATCCTGAGTTTCTCAATCTTTTCAAGAAACCATGAGCCAGATTCATTTGCTGCCTACTTCTCTATTCAACTCGGCTTTAGCAATCAGAACTCTACCTAAAGGTGTTATCCCGTTGAATTATTTTGTTTGTCTTTTAGTGCAACATCAATCTAACCAACACTAAGCTGATTCACCCGGCGCATTCTCCGCTTCCTCCAGCTTCTGTCCAAGTTTCGGCTCTGTTCCAGCGATCAATCGCTCAATATTCGATCGATGTCGCCAAATCACATATCCGCCACCCGCGATCGCAAATAGCACATACGGCAATGGCTGAGCAAAGAGAATCATCGACACAATCACCGAAACTGCACCCAGAATCGAGCTAATCGACACAATCCTCGTGATGGCGATCGTTAACCCAAACACCCCAAGCGTTGCTAATCCCACTACCCAATTCATTGCCAGCAAAATCCCTAAACTGGTGGCAACTGACTTGCCCCCTGTGAATCCTAGCCAGATTGATTTGCTATGCCCAATTAAAGCTGCCAGACCTGCCAACGTCACCATCACAGGCTGCCAAAGATTAAAATCTAACCCCACAAGCTTCGAGAAGTAGAGCCAACCCGGAAGCGTAGTAAATGCATAGTTCACGGCTGCAATCGCTAATGCGCCTTTGGCAACATCAACAGCCAACACCACGATCGCGGGAACTTTCCCAAGCGTGCGGAGCACATTCGTTGCGCCTGTTGAGCCTGAGCCTTCCTGCCGAATATCAATGCCTTTTAGTAAGCGTCCAGCCAGATAGCCGGTCGGAATCGAGCCTAAGAGGTAGGCAACAATCAGCAGCAAAGCATTGTTAATAAACCAGGGAAGCATAGGTAATGAGACCAGTAGAATAATGACAGACTGCGCTTCGACTCCACAAACGCCCGTCTTTCGGTTTTGCTCAACATCCAAAATTGAGATCCTACGTGGGTTGAGCGGAGCCAAAGCTCAAACCCCACGAGCGAT is part of the Leptolyngbya boryana PCC 6306 genome and harbors:
- the plsY gene encoding glycerol-3-phosphate 1-O-acyltransferase PlsY; the encoded protein is MLPWFINNALLLIVAYLLGSIPTGYLAGRLLKGIDIRQEGSGSTGATNVLRTLGKVPAIVVLAVDVAKGALAIAAVNYAFTTLPGWLYFSKLVGLDFNLWQPVMVTLAGLAALIGHSKSIWLGFTGGKSVATSLGILLAMNWVVGLATLGVFGLTIAITRIVSISSILGAVSVIVSMILFAQPLPYVLFAIAGGGYVIWRHRSNIERLIAGTEPKLGQKLEEAENAPGESA
- a CDS encoding DUF2382 domain-containing protein; translation: MVLYRIKDFDPDYRNHFDGNDIKDLDLYSGDDKIGSVNDALVDEDGKFRYLVISTGAWIFGKKVLLPIGRAQIDYNAHRVYAPGLTKEQVEQLPEFTDEMKIDYNDEERVRGVYRSGDYSATGAGLGTAAGTTTTDASMMGSTATAMGSSPLESSAALEAEGTAYTGSSMGATPATYDRDSYRYDMDRDLYNMDQHDDRIRLYEERLIANKRRMKAGEVTVGKHIETETARVDVPLEKERVVVERVTPTNTSAVPGEAAFHEGEVARMEVYEETPDIQKEAFVREEVRVKKVVDQDIVNSEEEIRREELDVNTQGRPIVDDDTARRRV
- a CDS encoding bifunctional 4-hydroxy-2-oxoglutarate aldolase/2-dehydro-3-deoxy-phosphogluconate aldolase gives rise to the protein MEDQAWLNLLEKERSISIIRAPNFQMGLQMAKTAISGGMRLIEISWNTDASTELVSQLRSMFPDCTIGVGTILAASDLKNAIAAGAQFAFMPHTDFDLIAIAKRQEIPIIPGAFTPTEIMTAWNAKASCVKVFPIPSVSYLKAVRAPLGHIPMIPTGGVTIENAKSLIQAGAIAVGIGGNLFPKIAIETGKWETIQQQIKLLLKDLQSENDLGINSCNES
- a CDS encoding lysozyme inhibitor LprI family protein produces the protein MQRKLIALVMIGVMSAISQHATAQNKPTPSENLPRNIRVDCKNQQTQFDMNFCANQQARAADRKLNQAYQTLIRSYKGSRRESQLVAAQQAWIKFRDTNCTFTSAAYEGGSIQPMVYSNCIEKMTNDRTKQLEDFAKNREGVF
- a CDS encoding DUF4383 domain-containing protein, translated to MQESSALMFKKLIDAQRLCALILGITFLFIGIAGFVPGFMSLPGDAPVTGAVVPRLISPDGYGHLFGIFPTNFVHNAVHIVVGLLGIAAATSFSGSLVFNQGFAVSYIAIAILGILPITNTTFGLMPIYGNNVWFNLLTGIAAAYFGFVKPAELAKMESPNA
- the acnB gene encoding bifunctional aconitate hydratase 2/2-methylisocitrate dehydratase, whose translation is MLESYRQHVAERAALGIPPLPLSPQQTSELCELLKTPPAGEEEFLLSLLRDRVPPGVDQAAYVKAGFLSAIAKGEATSPLISPKDAVELLGTMMGGYNVHSLIDLLKSDNSEIAETATAALSKTLLVYDAFHDVQELAESGNSYAQQVMNAWANADWFTSRAPLPDSITVTVFKVPGETNTDDLSPATHATTRPDIPLHALAMLETRQPGSLEVIEDLKKKGHPLAYVGDVVGTGSSRKSAINSVLWHIGQDIPFVPNKRSGGYVLGGKIAPIFFNTAEDSGALPIECDVTQLNTGDVITIYPYKGEITNESGAVISTFALKPDTILDEVRAGGRIPLLIGRTLTDKTRTTLGLAPSDLFVRPQMPADTGKGFTLAQKMVGKACGLPGVRPGTSCEPIMTTVGSQDTTGPMTRDELKELACLGFSADLVMQSFCHTAAYPKPVDLKTHHELPDFINSRGGVSLRPGDGIIHSWLNRMLLPDTVGTGGDSHTRFPLGISFPAGSGLVAFAAALGAMPLDMPESVLVRFKGKLQPGVTLRDVVNAIPYVAMQQGKLTVSKENKINVYSGKIIEMEGLPDLQLEQAFELTDATAERSAAGCTIALSIETVSEYLRSNVALLKNMVARGYGDARTILRRVRKMEEWLANPHLLQADADAEYADIIEVDLDQLKEPIVAAPNDPDNIKLMSECAGDPIQEVFIGSCMTNIGHYRAAAKILEGAGVAKAKLWIAPPTRMDEQQLRAEGIYDIFVAAGARTEVPGCSLCMGNQARVDDGVTVFSTSTRNFNNRMGKGAQVYLGSAELAAVCALLGKIPTIQEYMEVVTTKIDPFAADLYRYLNFDRIAGFEDEGRVLSKEEEAKLVSAIAS